A region of Fibrobacter succinogenes subsp. succinogenes S85 DNA encodes the following proteins:
- a CDS encoding type II secretion system protein, producing the protein MNLALPKTSRHGFTLLEMLVAITVAAILTTVSLNVYSMFHHGVVATSDNYVHFATGKAQELRCRTRFVRGLPPCDTTSGESRASRGAIRARF; encoded by the coding sequence ATGAATCTAGCTCTGCCTAAAACATCTCGACACGGCTTTACGCTTTTGGAAATGCTTGTCGCCATAACGGTTGCCGCGATCCTCACGACCGTCTCGTTGAACGTTTATTCGATGTTCCATCACGGCGTTGTTGCAACTTCGGACAACTATGTCCACTTTGCGACCGGGAAAGCTCAAGAACTCCGCTGCCGCACCCGCTTTGTGCGTGGCCTCCCGCCTTGCGACACTACCTCGGGCGAATCTCGTGCATCCCGTGGCGCCATTCGTGCGCGATTCTAG
- a CDS encoding type IV pilus modification PilV family protein, which yields MTCSRQGFTLPEVCVALTVFLVGTTALLGGWNFFNREVAGERKRLEEFYDVLSSMESLVANRPDCADSLSVRLIRVPGCSHLAWAVVASEHYSLKRLVRCR from the coding sequence GTGACTTGTTCTCGTCAAGGCTTTACTTTGCCCGAAGTTTGCGTGGCGCTTACGGTTTTTCTCGTTGGAACAACGGCGCTCCTTGGCGGTTGGAATTTCTTCAATCGCGAAGTGGCGGGGGAGCGGAAGCGCTTGGAGGAATTCTATGACGTGCTCTCTTCGATGGAATCGTTGGTTGCGAACCGCCCGGATTGCGCGGACTCTCTGTCGGTTCGCCTGATTCGTGTTCCTGGCTGTTCACATTTGGCGTGGGCTGTTGTTGCGAGTGAACATTATTCTCTCAAACGCCTCGTGCGTTGTCGATGA
- a CDS encoding secretin N-terminal domain-containing protein, which produces MLLRILGISLLTLLLSSSVAGARSVEKPKSVRTSPGAVTLDFVDVSLAEVARTLSLAYGTSILTDDAGDVRVTFHLEGVSLFEGLTSLCASHGLDLVLEGRVYHIRRARVQNGTIALTDSGVVIDVKNMNVREFVKEFGLNTGVNVLADYDVDGVVSGNLRRMVPEMAFRVLMESNGFKVRGERGCLRVSRAKTGNALNGSSDGAEVSVERAGDLYSVDLQSVSLKAVLKAIAEEAGLNLAVYGDLNETVQMSFKDVSLPELLASLFRGSAFTFRLDSSSLWVSEEGAKALADVRVFSLKHVSPEKAMAQLSKFMKGSELNVSEYREQNALVLGGSPRAIARAEELLKMVDVPQMQVTLACVIVEFRKGRSFAIGVRSGATRNVGERDIQARGFFDFLGKDISKSGAFGKIGILPDRFELELSSMEENNEAKVLARPRVTTLNGNKAELNVTNTVYYLVSQVSADGYPITDYRSFNDGISLELTPTMTQDGLITLSVSPEIKTAGRSTGDGPRDISSRNMKTTVVLRDGETLCLGGLIRKNKTEVRSAVPFLGSIPILGRLFSYTSEEEDESELAIFITPSVDVRRENGSASLQTRGKIDGKL; this is translated from the coding sequence GTGCTTCTAAGGATCTTGGGAATTTCCCTTTTGACATTGTTGTTGTCTTCGTCGGTGGCGGGAGCGCGTTCGGTTGAAAAGCCGAAGTCTGTTCGGACTTCGCCGGGGGCGGTAACGCTCGATTTTGTGGATGTTTCGTTGGCGGAGGTGGCGCGGACGCTTTCGCTTGCGTATGGAACGTCCATTTTGACGGATGATGCGGGCGATGTTCGCGTGACGTTTCACCTGGAGGGGGTAAGCCTTTTCGAAGGGCTGACTTCGCTTTGTGCATCGCATGGCTTGGATTTGGTGTTGGAAGGGCGTGTGTACCATATTCGGCGGGCGCGTGTGCAGAACGGTACGATTGCGCTCACAGATTCTGGCGTGGTCATTGACGTGAAAAACATGAACGTGCGCGAGTTTGTGAAGGAATTTGGCCTGAATACGGGCGTGAATGTGCTTGCGGATTACGACGTGGATGGTGTGGTGAGTGGAAATCTGAGGCGAATGGTTCCAGAAATGGCGTTTCGCGTGTTGATGGAATCGAACGGGTTCAAGGTTCGCGGGGAGCGCGGGTGCTTGCGGGTTTCGCGTGCGAAAACGGGGAATGCTTTGAACGGTTCGTCGGATGGCGCGGAAGTTTCTGTGGAACGTGCGGGTGACCTTTATTCGGTGGATTTGCAGTCGGTTTCGCTCAAGGCAGTGCTTAAGGCAATTGCAGAAGAGGCTGGGCTCAATTTGGCCGTTTATGGCGACTTGAATGAAACAGTGCAGATGTCGTTCAAGGATGTTTCGTTGCCGGAACTTTTAGCGTCACTTTTTCGCGGGAGTGCGTTCACGTTTCGGCTAGATTCATCGTCGCTTTGGGTCTCGGAAGAGGGGGCAAAGGCGCTTGCCGATGTGCGTGTCTTTTCGCTAAAGCATGTGTCGCCCGAGAAAGCTATGGCGCAACTTTCAAAGTTTATGAAAGGCTCGGAACTGAATGTCTCGGAATATCGTGAGCAGAATGCGCTTGTGCTTGGTGGCTCACCGCGGGCGATTGCGCGTGCTGAGGAGCTTTTGAAAATGGTCGATGTGCCTCAAATGCAAGTGACGCTTGCGTGCGTGATTGTAGAGTTCCGCAAGGGGCGTAGTTTTGCGATTGGTGTGCGGAGCGGGGCAACGCGGAATGTGGGTGAGCGCGATATTCAGGCGCGCGGGTTCTTTGATTTCTTGGGCAAGGATATTTCGAAATCGGGGGCGTTCGGAAAAATCGGAATCTTGCCGGACCGCTTTGAACTAGAGCTTTCGTCGATGGAAGAGAACAATGAGGCGAAGGTTCTTGCGCGCCCGCGTGTGACAACGTTGAACGGCAATAAGGCGGAACTCAACGTGACGAATACGGTCTATTATCTTGTCAGTCAAGTTTCTGCGGATGGGTACCCGATTACGGATTATCGTTCGTTTAACGATGGTATTTCATTGGAACTCACCCCCACGATGACGCAAGACGGTTTGATAACGTTGTCTGTGTCGCCGGAAATCAAGACGGCGGGCAGGAGCACTGGCGATGGGCCGCGAGACATCAGTTCTCGGAACATGAAGACAACTGTGGTGTTGCGTGATGGTGAAACTTTGTGCTTGGGCGGGCTTATTCGCAAGAACAAGACGGAGGTGCGTTCGGCGGTGCCGTTCTTGGGGAGTATTCCGATTCTTGGGCGGTTATTCAGTTACACCTCCGAAGAAGAGGACGAAAGTGAACTCGCAATTTTTATCACGCCGAGTGTGGATGTTAGACGAGAGAACGGCTCTGCGAGTCTACAGACGAGAGGGAAAATTGATGGAAAGTTGTAA
- a CDS encoding TIGR02147 family protein: MKPIVEYTDFRMFMRDYYEERKRCSAFSWREFSKNAGFSSPSYMKVVCDGKSKLSRIGVERTGAAMGLAGFEMDYFRAMVKFGQAETEESKKAAYEEMLSIAKTYKVRTIEGEFFKYYDTWHNSVVRELAPIMPGATPGEMAKMCYPQISAAEVRDSLDFLTKSGLLKKDEDNFVQSETSIRGTTDATRLAMRNMHRQMSRLATSALELPKEIRNFSGVTMGLSRESFHKIECVLNECRRQIIAIAAEEKNIEQVYRLNLQLFPLTKNVKENENEEV; the protein is encoded by the coding sequence ATGAAACCGATCGTCGAATATACCGATTTCCGCATGTTCATGCGTGATTACTACGAGGAACGCAAGCGCTGTTCCGCGTTCTCCTGGAGAGAATTCTCCAAGAACGCAGGATTCAGTTCACCCTCGTACATGAAGGTCGTTTGCGACGGTAAAAGCAAGTTGAGCCGTATCGGTGTAGAACGCACGGGTGCCGCCATGGGACTTGCTGGTTTCGAGATGGATTATTTCAGGGCGATGGTCAAGTTCGGCCAGGCGGAAACAGAAGAAAGTAAAAAAGCCGCCTACGAAGAAATGCTTTCCATCGCAAAGACGTACAAAGTCCGTACGATTGAAGGCGAGTTTTTCAAGTACTACGATACTTGGCACAACTCGGTTGTCAGGGAACTTGCCCCGATTATGCCGGGCGCCACTCCGGGCGAAATGGCAAAAATGTGCTACCCGCAGATTTCTGCTGCGGAAGTTCGCGATTCCCTCGATTTCCTCACGAAATCGGGACTCCTGAAAAAAGACGAAGACAATTTTGTCCAGTCCGAAACTTCGATTAGGGGGACGACGGATGCAACGCGACTTGCCATGAGAAATATGCACCGCCAGATGTCCAGACTTGCGACATCGGCGCTTGAACTCCCCAAGGAAATTCGTAATTTTAGTGGAGTGACCATGGGGCTTTCGCGCGAGTCGTTCCACAAGATTGAATGTGTGCTGAATGAATGCCGTCGCCAGATTATTGCCATCGCCGCCGAAGAAAAGAATATTGAACAAGTTTATCGCTTGAATTTGCAGTTATTCCCCCTGACGAAAAACGTGAAGGAGAACGAAAATGAAGAAGTGTAG
- a CDS encoding aspartate/glutamate racemase family protein, producing MKTVGLIGGMSWESTITYYEILNKEIVSALGGFHSAKILMNSVDFAELEANMSNGNWDGNAAILADAAKRLECAGADFIVIATNTMHKLVPQIEREIHIPILHIADAAATSVIRDGFTKVALLGTKFTMTQDFIKDRLKGAGLEVIVPDAPDIEIVNNVIFNELCLGKVLDASRAEYQRIIESLKERGAECVILGCTEIGMLISAEDSVLPVYDTTIIHAKEAARQSLG from the coding sequence ATGAAGACGGTTGGTTTGATTGGCGGCATGAGCTGGGAAAGTACAATCACGTACTATGAAATTTTGAATAAAGAAATTGTGAGCGCATTGGGCGGTTTCCACAGCGCAAAAATCTTGATGAACAGTGTCGATTTTGCAGAACTCGAAGCGAACATGTCCAATGGCAATTGGGATGGCAATGCGGCGATTCTCGCGGATGCGGCAAAGCGCCTTGAATGTGCGGGTGCGGACTTTATCGTGATTGCAACGAATACGATGCACAAGCTTGTCCCGCAAATCGAACGTGAAATTCATATCCCGATTCTGCACATTGCCGATGCGGCTGCAACAAGCGTTATTCGCGATGGCTTTACGAAAGTTGCGCTGCTCGGTACCAAATTCACGATGACGCAAGACTTTATCAAGGACCGCCTCAAGGGAGCTGGCCTTGAAGTGATTGTGCCGGACGCTCCGGACATTGAGATTGTGAACAACGTGATTTTCAATGAACTCTGCTTGGGCAAGGTTCTTGATGCATCGCGTGCAGAATACCAGCGCATCATTGAAAGCTTGAAGGAACGTGGTGCTGAATGCGTGATTCTTGGTTGTACGGAAATCGGCATGCTCATCTCCGCAGAAGATAGCGTGCTCCCTGTGTACGATACGACCATCATCCATGCCAAAGAAGCCGCCCGCCAATCGCTGGGTTGA
- a CDS encoding DNA topoisomerase IV subunit B codes for MAATKYTEDSIKSLEWHEHIRLRPGMYIGKLGDGQSPDDGIYVLVKEIIDNSIDEFVMGAGKKIEINIDDHAARVRDYGRGIPLGKVIDCVSKINTGGKYDSEAFQKSVGLNGVGTKAVNALSTKFIVKSYRDGRMKQAEFSRGVLVQDYKECATNEKNGTEIYFEPDADIFKNYRFLPAYMEEKVWNYAYLNNGLQLVMNDKVYTSPNGLLDLLNKHVDDSIRYPVIHFKGKDIECAFTHGNQYGEHYYSFVNGQHTTQGGTHQQAFREGLVKGARDHFKKDLDPQDVRNCVIGAISVRIQEPVFESQTKTKLGSTTVAPGGAQLRSWVVDYVASEFDNFLHKNPETEKALLNRITQNERERKEIAGIKKLANERAKKANLHNRKLRDCKIHLTDVKNALNRESMIFITEGDSASGSITKARNVQTQAVFSLRGKPLNSFGMTKKVVYENEEFNLLQHALDIENGLENLRYDKVIIATDADVDGMHIRLLLMTFFLQFFPELVEQKHLYILQTPLFRVRNKQVTKYCYDEAERDKAAKEIGKTGLEITRFKGLGEISPEEFGQFINEDMRLETVSIPPDASLGKMLEYYMGNNTPMRQEHIVLNLRAEAVEEL; via the coding sequence ATGGCAGCTACGAAATATACAGAAGACAGCATCAAATCCCTAGAGTGGCATGAACACATCCGTCTGCGCCCCGGTATGTACATCGGTAAGCTTGGCGACGGACAAAGCCCGGACGACGGCATTTACGTGCTCGTCAAGGAAATTATCGACAACTCCATCGACGAATTCGTGATGGGTGCCGGCAAGAAGATTGAAATCAACATTGACGACCATGCGGCTCGCGTGCGCGACTACGGGCGCGGCATTCCCCTCGGCAAGGTCATCGACTGCGTATCGAAGATCAACACGGGTGGTAAGTACGATTCCGAAGCGTTCCAGAAATCCGTCGGTTTGAACGGCGTGGGTACAAAGGCTGTGAACGCTCTTTCTACCAAATTCATTGTTAAAAGCTACCGCGATGGCCGCATGAAGCAGGCCGAATTCAGCCGCGGCGTGCTCGTACAAGACTATAAGGAATGCGCCACAAACGAAAAGAATGGTACCGAAATTTACTTTGAACCGGATGCCGACATTTTCAAGAACTACCGCTTCCTCCCGGCCTACATGGAAGAGAAGGTCTGGAACTACGCTTACTTGAACAACGGCCTCCAGCTCGTGATGAACGACAAGGTCTACACGAGCCCAAACGGCCTTTTGGACCTTTTAAACAAACACGTGGACGATTCCATCCGCTACCCGGTAATCCACTTCAAGGGCAAGGATATCGAATGCGCCTTCACGCACGGAAACCAGTACGGCGAACATTACTACAGCTTTGTGAATGGCCAGCACACCACGCAGGGCGGTACACACCAGCAGGCTTTCCGCGAAGGTCTTGTCAAAGGCGCCCGCGACCACTTCAAGAAGGACTTGGACCCACAGGATGTGCGCAACTGCGTCATTGGCGCCATTTCCGTGCGCATCCAGGAACCGGTTTTCGAGTCCCAGACAAAGACAAAGCTCGGCTCGACGACGGTCGCTCCGGGTGGCGCCCAGCTGCGCTCCTGGGTTGTGGATTATGTGGCAAGCGAATTTGACAACTTCTTGCACAAGAATCCCGAAACCGAAAAGGCGCTCCTCAACCGCATCACGCAGAACGAACGTGAACGCAAGGAAATCGCAGGCATCAAGAAGCTCGCGAACGAACGCGCCAAGAAGGCAAACTTGCACAACCGCAAGCTTCGCGACTGCAAGATCCACCTTACCGACGTGAAAAACGCGCTCAACCGCGAATCGATGATTTTCATTACAGAAGGTGACTCCGCATCCGGCTCTATCACCAAGGCTCGTAACGTGCAGACGCAAGCCGTGTTCAGCTTGCGCGGTAAGCCGCTCAACAGCTTTGGCATGACCAAGAAGGTCGTGTACGAAAACGAAGAATTCAACTTGTTGCAGCATGCGCTCGACATCGAAAACGGTCTCGAGAACTTGCGTTACGACAAAGTGATTATCGCGACCGATGCTGATGTGGACGGTATGCACATTCGCCTTTTGCTGATGACGTTCTTCTTGCAGTTCTTCCCGGAACTTGTGGAACAGAAGCACTTGTACATCTTGCAGACGCCGCTTTTCCGCGTGCGCAACAAGCAGGTGACCAAGTACTGCTACGATGAAGCAGAACGCGACAAGGCCGCCAAAGAAATCGGCAAGACCGGTCTTGAGATTACTCGATTCAAAGGTCTTGGCGAAATCAGCCCGGAAGAATTCGGACAGTTCATCAACGAGGACATGCGCCTCGAGACGGTGAGCATTCCGCCTGACGCTTCGCTCGGCAAGATGCTGGAATACTACATGGGCAACAACACGCCCATGCGCCAGGAACACATCGTGCTGAACCTGAGAGCAGAAGCTGTGGAAGAATTGTAG
- a CDS encoding hemolysin family protein, with translation MGDTNTIAIVLLVFFLLVSASFTLIKAVFAAIYAKREDHDRTDREAKIAKIVENRGYNETVSIGRIFSDVGIGVFGFYLFSNAPWQWTHDFWLLGIMAYMLCACAVIYIVTIFFPNLIGNLKPDTLSVVLVPLYRLIRMPFVPVGRVCHTIYLKLLNALGYDAKLSFLPEERRDAVQADLSDSSLSEGEGLEKEERQMILNIFDFVETPVREIMTPRVDMCAIDVDTSLEDLVKVLNNERHSRLPVYKETVDNIVGILSNRDFLEWYTEHHEEPFDLMKLVMPPVYVPYHKKIDDLLTELRKTGNQLAIVVDEYGGTAGLVTLEDILEEIVGEIRDEDDMDEDEDVQKLKDGRYILDPLMTLSDLEYELDVELKPPENSHVETLSGLIQATLGIIPSPGAEVKIQGYTFRVLRMDGTRMEKVMMILPAGVKGPKTQTLHKV, from the coding sequence ATGGGTGATACGAACACCATTGCGATTGTTCTTCTCGTTTTCTTTCTTTTAGTTTCGGCATCGTTTACTTTAATCAAGGCAGTCTTTGCCGCCATCTATGCCAAGCGTGAAGACCACGACCGCACGGACCGCGAAGCGAAGATTGCAAAGATTGTCGAAAACCGCGGCTACAACGAAACCGTCTCCATCGGCCGAATCTTTTCGGACGTGGGCATTGGCGTGTTTGGATTTTATCTGTTCTCGAATGCCCCGTGGCAGTGGACGCACGATTTTTGGCTGCTCGGTATCATGGCGTACATGCTTTGCGCTTGTGCCGTGATTTATATCGTGACCATCTTTTTCCCGAACTTAATTGGCAACTTGAAGCCGGATACTTTATCCGTGGTGCTCGTGCCGCTGTACAGGCTCATCCGTATGCCGTTTGTGCCGGTGGGACGCGTTTGCCATACCATTTACCTCAAGTTGCTGAACGCCTTGGGTTACGACGCTAAGCTCAGCTTCTTGCCCGAAGAACGCCGCGATGCTGTGCAGGCGGACCTTTCGGATTCTTCGCTCTCTGAAGGCGAGGGCCTCGAAAAAGAAGAACGCCAGATGATCCTCAACATCTTCGACTTCGTGGAAACGCCGGTGCGCGAAATCATGACGCCGCGTGTGGACATGTGCGCGATTGATGTGGACACGTCGCTTGAGGACTTGGTGAAGGTTTTGAACAACGAACGCCATTCGCGTTTGCCGGTGTACAAGGAAACGGTCGACAACATTGTCGGAATCCTTTCGAACCGCGACTTCTTGGAATGGTACACGGAACATCACGAAGAACCGTTTGACTTGATGAAGCTTGTGATGCCGCCGGTCTACGTGCCGTACCACAAGAAGATTGATGATCTTTTGACGGAACTCCGCAAGACGGGTAACCAGCTTGCGATTGTCGTGGACGAATACGGCGGTACGGCTGGACTTGTGACGCTTGAAGATATTCTCGAAGAAATCGTCGGTGAAATTCGCGACGAAGACGACATGGACGAAGACGAGGACGTGCAGAAGTTGAAGGACGGACGCTACATCCTCGACCCGTTAATGACTCTTTCGGATTTGGAATACGAGCTTGATGTGGAACTCAAGCCACCTGAGAATTCCCACGTGGAAACGCTCTCCGGACTCATCCAGGCAACGCTTGGCATCATCCCGTCACCGGGCGCCGAAGTCAAGATTCAGGGTTACACGTTCCGCGTTCTGCGCATGGACGGCACCCGCATGGAAAAGGTCATGATGATCCTCCCTGCCGGCGTGAAAGGCCCCAAGACGCAGACTCTCCATAAGGTGTAA
- the ybeY gene encoding rRNA maturation RNase YbeY — MPDPASKKKDYTIDFLCEGNIESFPWKDKFEAMARKLLAEEGTENNVNIVLCTDEFVREMNKNYRGLDKVTDVLSFEWHEEIPGEEEMLGEIYIARDQVKRQAPQYGNSFFAEMKRVIVHGLLHLSGYDHIKAADRKVMRARECEFLGLDPYKDKESMENG, encoded by the coding sequence ATGCCAGACCCTGCTAGTAAAAAGAAAGACTACACTATCGATTTCCTGTGCGAGGGGAATATCGAGTCCTTCCCGTGGAAGGATAAGTTCGAAGCTATGGCCCGCAAGCTCCTTGCCGAAGAAGGCACGGAGAACAACGTCAACATCGTGCTCTGCACCGACGAGTTCGTTCGCGAGATGAACAAGAACTACCGCGGACTCGACAAGGTGACGGACGTGCTTTCGTTCGAATGGCACGAAGAAATCCCGGGCGAAGAAGAAATGCTCGGCGAAATCTACATCGCAAGGGACCAGGTCAAGCGCCAGGCCCCGCAGTACGGCAATAGCTTTTTTGCCGAGATGAAGCGTGTGATTGTTCACGGACTGCTCCACCTGTCGGGGTACGACCATATCAAGGCCGCCGACCGCAAGGTGATGCGCGCCCGCGAATGTGAGTTCTTGGGACTGGATCCATACAAGGACAAGGAGAGCATGGAAAATGGGTGA
- a CDS encoding metal ABC transporter ATP-binding protein produces MSAIDIKDLSFGYGKSPVLTDVNLSIDENDFVAIIGPNGGGKSTLMRLMVGLLKPTSGTVRVFGEKVPTKKVAIGYVPQNTNKNIDFPITVGECVATGKTGLSPKSDEVKAALERVHIGTFLDRRLGELSGGERQRVLIARSLVCNPKILFLDEPSNNIDVAGIEALYSMLAEFSETMTIVIVTHDLMALSHKVKSVVCVNHSVHYHEGANLTEEMLHSTYGCEVDLIAHGVPHRVLGSHDHTHGGCCEHHHHEV; encoded by the coding sequence ATGTCCGCCATTGACATCAAAGATCTTTCGTTTGGTTATGGTAAGTCGCCCGTGCTCACGGACGTGAACTTGTCTATTGACGAAAATGACTTTGTTGCCATTATTGGACCGAATGGTGGTGGCAAGTCCACGCTGATGAGGTTGATGGTCGGGCTCTTGAAGCCGACGTCTGGAACGGTGCGCGTGTTTGGCGAAAAGGTCCCGACGAAGAAAGTGGCTATCGGCTATGTGCCGCAGAATACGAACAAGAATATCGACTTCCCGATTACGGTGGGCGAGTGCGTTGCAACTGGCAAGACCGGGCTTTCTCCCAAGTCGGATGAAGTGAAGGCGGCGCTTGAACGCGTGCATATTGGCACCTTTTTGGACCGTCGTCTGGGTGAACTGAGTGGCGGTGAACGCCAGCGCGTGCTGATTGCACGTTCTCTTGTCTGCAATCCGAAGATTCTCTTTTTGGATGAACCGTCCAATAACATTGACGTCGCGGGGATTGAAGCGCTTTACAGCATGCTTGCAGAATTTAGCGAAACGATGACGATTGTGATTGTGACGCACGACTTGATGGCGCTTTCGCACAAGGTGAAGAGCGTCGTTTGCGTGAACCATTCCGTGCATTACCACGAAGGGGCGAACCTGACCGAAGAAATGCTCCATAGCACTTATGGTTGCGAAGTTGATTTGATTGCCCATGGGGTACCGCATCGCGTTCTCGGGAGCCATGACCATACCCACGGTGGCTGCTGCGAGCATCACCACCACGAAGTGTGA
- a CDS encoding metal ABC transporter solute-binding protein, Zn/Mn family, which produces MRRIARLLFLLVIVPAILWAGEDRITVAVSLQPYATLVKMLGGDRVNVVTLLPPGADPHNFEPKPAVIKAFSVAQVYFTDGSGLDKTWMPRFLGANKNVQVIDVSKGIEWMKLEHEEHGAHGHHHEEMDPHIWTSPTRMRFLAQNIFQELKRLDPKHTIEYVNRASSVQDELALVERQLNEAVISMPKDRRSFIVFHPTYGYLAKDFKLKQYTIEVNGKEPKPRDLANLVKLGRKNNIKNVFVQPQFSKRAAETIAKDLGAVVVETDPLAADFIGNTEKFVKALREASKK; this is translated from the coding sequence ATGCGTCGTATAGCTCGTCTTTTGTTTTTGCTTGTTATTGTTCCCGCAATTTTGTGGGCGGGTGAAGATCGTATTACGGTTGCGGTTTCGTTGCAACCTTATGCAACGCTTGTTAAAATGTTGGGTGGCGACCGCGTGAATGTGGTGACGCTTTTGCCGCCGGGGGCTGATCCGCATAACTTTGAACCGAAGCCGGCTGTCATCAAGGCTTTTTCTGTAGCCCAGGTTTATTTTACGGATGGTTCGGGTTTGGACAAAACTTGGATGCCTCGCTTTTTGGGCGCGAACAAGAATGTCCAGGTTATTGATGTTTCCAAGGGCATTGAATGGATGAAGTTGGAACACGAAGAGCATGGCGCCCATGGTCATCATCATGAAGAAATGGATCCGCATATTTGGACTTCGCCGACTCGCATGAGATTCTTGGCTCAGAATATTTTTCAGGAACTCAAACGGCTTGATCCGAAGCATACCATTGAATATGTCAACCGTGCATCTAGTGTGCAGGATGAATTGGCTCTCGTAGAACGTCAGTTGAACGAAGCGGTTATCAGCATGCCGAAAGATCGTCGTTCGTTTATTGTATTCCATCCTACGTATGGGTATCTCGCCAAGGACTTCAAACTCAAACAATATACCATTGAAGTTAACGGCAAGGAACCTAAGCCGAGAGACTTGGCAAACCTTGTTAAACTTGGCCGCAAGAACAACATAAAAAATGTCTTTGTGCAACCGCAATTCAGCAAGCGCGCTGCAGAAACGATTGCTAAGGATCTGGGTGCCGTTGTTGTTGAAACAGATCCTCTTGCTGCTGATTTTATTGGCAATACGGAAAAGTTTGTTAAAGCTTTAAGAGAGGCTAGTAAAAAGTAA
- a CDS encoding HAD-IIA family hydrolase, which translates to MKKPIKAVVFDLDGTLYLSGRPYPGAVETVNRVAKHVPVYYLSNNTSKSPVFYENRLKVMGLPLADDSIISALYLSLDAIHERKIKNVFFFANPEVYEWFAAQDPSLNLRPSVEETELVLVAYHNSFDYRELCELSFRVQRGIPFWVTHTDFVCPDERGPVPDIGSFMALLKTAYGVEPEMSFGKPNPAMLSGLLKLYRPEEILFVGDRLYTDFELAKRSGCRFVLPLCGESKMADVEKLDVKPEFIVNNVSEIDFNAFLEGKK; encoded by the coding sequence GTGAAAAAGCCTATAAAAGCTGTTGTCTTCGATTTAGACGGAACTCTCTATTTGAGTGGCCGCCCATACCCTGGTGCGGTCGAAACGGTCAATCGCGTCGCTAAGCACGTGCCGGTCTATTACTTGAGCAACAATACGAGCAAGTCTCCCGTCTTTTACGAGAACCGCCTCAAGGTCATGGGGCTTCCGCTGGCTGATGATTCCATCATCTCGGCTCTGTACCTCTCGCTCGATGCGATTCACGAACGCAAAATCAAGAACGTATTTTTCTTTGCGAATCCGGAAGTGTACGAATGGTTTGCGGCGCAGGACCCGAGCCTCAATTTGCGCCCCTCGGTCGAAGAAACGGAACTGGTGCTTGTCGCGTACCACAACAGCTTTGACTACCGCGAACTTTGCGAACTCTCTTTTAGAGTGCAGCGCGGCATCCCGTTCTGGGTCACGCATACGGATTTTGTCTGCCCCGATGAACGCGGCCCGGTGCCAGATATCGGGAGTTTCATGGCACTTCTCAAGACGGCTTACGGCGTCGAACCCGAGATGAGCTTTGGCAAGCCGAACCCGGCGATGCTCTCTGGACTTTTGAAACTTTACCGCCCCGAAGAAATCCTTTTTGTGGGCGACCGTCTCTATACGGACTTTGAATTGGCGAAGCGTTCTGGCTGCCGTTTTGTGTTGCCCCTGTGCGGTGAATCGAAAATGGCGGATGTCGAAAAGCTCGACGTGAAGCCTGAATTTATTGTCAATAACGTTAGCGAAATAGATTTTAATGCCTTTTTGGAAGGGAAAAAATAA